The Rhinolophus ferrumequinum isolate MPI-CBG mRhiFer1 chromosome 4, mRhiFer1_v1.p, whole genome shotgun sequence genome has a window encoding:
- the SERTM1 gene encoding serine-rich and transmembrane domain-containing protein 1, with protein sequence MSEPDSSSVFSGNVENGTFLELFPTSLSTSVDPSSGHLSNVYIYVSIFLSLLAFLLLLLIIALQRLKNIISSSSSYPEYPSDAGSSFTNLEVCSISSQRSTFSNLST encoded by the coding sequence ATGTCTGAACCCGACTCTTCATCTGTTTTTTCGGGAAATGTGGAGAATGGAACTTTCCTTGAGCTATTTCCCACATCCCTGTCCACGTCGGTGGACCCATCCTCAGGCCACCTGTCAAATGTCTACATCTATGTGTCCATATTCCTCAGCCTTTTAGCGTTTCTGCTTCTGCTTTTAATCATTGCCCTCCAGAGGCTCAAAAATATCATCTCCTCCAGTTCCTCCTACCCAGAGTATCCAAGCGACGCTGGGAGTTCCTTCACTAATTTGGAAGTCTGTAGTATTTCCTCTCAAAGGTCCACTTTTTCAAACCTTTCGACGTGA